A region from the Pseudomonas sp. Teo4 genome encodes:
- a CDS encoding acyloxyacyl hydrolase, with amino-acid sequence MFLMKKRLGLAAAAAWFLGHMVSAQAADISFSVGQTSDSTQVYRLGLQSNWDASWWQSSTGRLTGYWDGAYSYWDGDDTASNHSLSFAPVFVYEFAGESVKPYIEAGIGVAAFSSTELESNELGSSFQFEDRIGFGLRFAGGHEIGVRAIHYSNAGIKQPNDGVESYSLDYRMAL; translated from the coding sequence ATGTTTCTCATGAAGAAACGGCTTGGCTTGGCGGCGGCTGCCGCATGGTTTCTGGGGCATATGGTGTCGGCGCAGGCAGCCGATATTTCGTTTTCGGTGGGGCAGACCAGTGATTCCACCCAGGTCTATCGCCTGGGGCTGCAATCGAACTGGGACGCAAGTTGGTGGCAAAGCAGTACTGGCCGGCTGACAGGGTACTGGGATGGTGCCTACAGCTATTGGGACGGCGACGATACCGCGAGCAACCATAGCCTGTCGTTTGCGCCGGTTTTCGTTTATGAGTTCGCCGGGGAGTCGGTCAAACCTTACATCGAGGCCGGTATCGGTGTGGCGGCGTTTTCCAGTACCGAACTGGAGAGCAACGAGTTGGGATCGTCGTTCCAGTTCGAGGACCGTATCGGCTTTGGTTTGCGCTTTGCAGGCGGGCATGAGATTGGTGTGCGCGCCATTCACTATTCCAATGCGGGTATCAAGCAACCCAACGATGGGGTTGAAAGCTACAGCCTGGATTACCGGATGGCGCTTTGA
- a CDS encoding SDR family oxidoreductase, whose amino-acid sequence MNNSRIFWVTGASNGLGLALVEQLLDAGHCVAASGKESDTLDALAVEHGRRLLRLPWQLQEEDQVTSACEQICRTWCALDSLILNAGTSDYLPDTVADADLFETIVNSNQLAGEHCLTHALPLLAQGTTPQVTAIFNRYSALQLHAPTQVTAGWNNMPQWLREQREELKRQGIDLTVVAPQSLKTHVTSAQAVPEPWTPDTAAQELIQRLPLREPELVLEALDLNSLWPLPSR is encoded by the coding sequence TTGAACAACTCACGTATTTTTTGGGTTACGGGGGCCAGTAATGGACTGGGTCTGGCCTTGGTTGAACAGTTGCTCGATGCCGGGCACTGCGTTGCTGCAAGTGGCAAGGAAAGCGACACGCTGGATGCCTTGGCCGTAGAGCATGGCCGTCGTTTGCTGCGCCTGCCCTGGCAGTTGCAGGAGGAAGACCAGGTAACCAGTGCCTGCGAGCAGATCTGCCGTACCTGGTGCGCACTGGACAGCCTGATCCTCAACGCTGGCACCAGCGATTATCTGCCCGACACTGTGGCGGACGCCGACCTGTTCGAGACGATCGTCAACAGCAACCAACTGGCTGGCGAACACTGCCTCACCCACGCCCTGCCGCTGCTGGCACAGGGCACGACGCCGCAGGTAACGGCGATATTCAATCGCTACTCGGCCCTGCAGCTGCACGCGCCAACACAAGTGACCGCGGGCTGGAACAACATGCCGCAGTGGTTGCGTGAGCAGCGTGAAGAGCTGAAGCGACAGGGTATTGATTTGACGGTGGTGGCGCCGCAGTCACTGAAGACGCACGTGACCTCTGCCCAGGCTGTTCCAGAACCATGGACGCCGGACACCGCGGCCCAGGAACTGATCCAGCGGTTGCCATTGCGGGAACCGGAGCTGGTACTGGAGGCGCTCGACCTCAACAGCCTTTGGCCGTTGCCGAGCAGGTAA
- a CDS encoding NAD(P)/FAD-dependent oxidoreductase: MTVPIAIIGAGIAGLSAAQALQKAGQAVHLFDKGHGSGGRMASKRSEAGALDLGAQYFTARDRRFVEQVQQWVANGWAAQWKPQLYNYRDGELTPSPDEQTRWVGVPRMSAITRGLLKDVTVNFGCRIAEVFRGKQFWHLQDTEGCSHGPYSRVVIAVPAPQATPLLAATPKLAAVAAGVTMEPTWAIALGFQTPLDTPMQGCFVQDNPLDWLARNRSKPGRDEHLDTWVLHATSNWSRQHIDLSKEEVIEQLWGEFAELIGCVVPAPTFALAHRWLYARPAGNHEWGALADADQGLYACGDWCLSGRVEGAWLSGQEAARRLLEHLD, encoded by the coding sequence ATGACAGTACCAATCGCTATCATCGGTGCCGGCATTGCCGGCCTGTCCGCCGCCCAGGCCTTGCAGAAGGCCGGGCAGGCCGTCCACTTGTTCGACAAGGGCCACGGCAGTGGCGGTCGCATGGCCAGCAAACGCAGCGAAGCCGGTGCGCTCGACCTGGGCGCCCAGTACTTCACCGCCCGCGACCGACGCTTTGTCGAACAGGTGCAACAATGGGTCGCCAACGGTTGGGCGGCGCAGTGGAAGCCGCAGCTGTACAACTACCGCGACGGCGAACTGACCCCATCCCCTGACGAGCAAACCCGCTGGGTTGGCGTGCCACGCATGAGCGCAATCACCCGTGGCCTGCTCAAGGATGTGACGGTCAATTTCGGCTGCCGCATCGCCGAAGTCTTCCGCGGCAAACAGTTCTGGCACCTGCAGGACACCGAGGGTTGCAGCCATGGCCCCTACAGCCGCGTGGTGATCGCCGTGCCGGCCCCTCAGGCGACGCCGCTGCTTGCGGCCACACCCAAGCTTGCCGCCGTGGCGGCAGGGGTGACGATGGAGCCTACCTGGGCCATCGCCCTGGGCTTCCAGACACCACTCGACACGCCCATGCAAGGCTGCTTCGTTCAGGACAACCCGCTTGACTGGCTGGCCCGCAACCGCAGCAAGCCAGGGCGAGACGAGCACCTCGATACCTGGGTCCTGCACGCCACCTCCAACTGGAGCAGACAGCACATCGACCTGTCCAAGGAAGAGGTGATCGAACAGTTGTGGGGAGAATTCGCCGAATTGATCGGTTGCGTGGTGCCCGCCCCCACGTTCGCCCTGGCGCACCGCTGGCTGTACGCCCGCCCGGCCGGCAACCACGAATGGGGCGCTTTGGCCGATGCCGACCAAGGGTTGTATGCCTGCGGCGACTGGTGCCTGTCCGGCCGTGTCGAAGGCGCCTGGCTCAGTGGCCAGGAGGCTGCCCGCCGCCTACTGGAGCACCTCGACTGA
- the murI gene encoding glutamate racemase, which translates to MAERSAPVGVMDSGVGGLSVLAEIQRQLPSESLLYVADCGHVPYGEKSADYIRDRCRRIAEFFHAQGAKAMVLACNTATVAAVADLRERYPNWPLVGMEPAVKPAAAATRSGVVGVLATTGTLQSAMFAALLDRFANDVQVITQPCPGLVERIETGDLGSPQLRQLLLGYVQPLLEAGCDTLILGCTHYPFLRPLLAEMVPADVAIIDTGAAVARQLQRLLAARELLSDGPAQAARFWSSADPQVLRNILPLLWHKSDSVQSFPL; encoded by the coding sequence ATGGCTGAGCGCTCGGCGCCGGTCGGCGTGATGGACTCGGGGGTCGGCGGTTTGTCGGTGCTCGCCGAGATCCAGCGTCAGCTGCCCAGCGAGTCGTTGCTGTATGTCGCCGATTGTGGCCATGTGCCCTATGGTGAGAAATCGGCAGACTACATCCGCGATCGTTGTCGGCGCATTGCCGAGTTCTTTCATGCCCAGGGGGCCAAGGCCATGGTCCTGGCCTGCAACACCGCCACGGTGGCGGCGGTGGCCGACCTGCGTGAGCGCTACCCGAACTGGCCGTTGGTGGGCATGGAGCCTGCGGTAAAGCCGGCCGCGGCGGCGACCCGTTCCGGCGTGGTCGGGGTACTGGCCACCACCGGCACGCTGCAAAGTGCCATGTTCGCCGCGTTGCTCGACCGCTTCGCCAATGACGTGCAAGTGATTACCCAACCCTGCCCAGGGTTGGTCGAGCGGATAGAGACCGGTGACCTCGGCAGCCCGCAGTTGCGCCAGTTGCTGCTGGGCTATGTGCAGCCGCTGTTGGAGGCGGGCTGCGATACGCTGATTCTGGGTTGCACCCATTACCCCTTCCTGCGCCCGCTACTGGCCGAAATGGTGCCAGCGGATGTTGCGATCATCGATACCGGCGCCGCGGTTGCACGGCAGTTGCAGCGCTTGCTGGCCGCTCGGGAATTGCTGTCCGACGGGCCGGCGCAGGCCGCGCGCTTCTGGAGCAGTGCCGACCCACAAGTCTTGAGAAATATCCTGCCTTTGCTGTGGCATAAGTCCGACAGTGTGCAAAGCTTTCCGTTGTAA
- a CDS encoding DUF523 and DUF1722 domain-containing protein, which translates to MHDPSVHSKPRIGISACLTGHNVRYNGGHKASDLCLGQLEDHFEWLPVCPEVAIGLGIPRDPIRLVGNPEHPEVVGTRNPGTDLSGPLRAYGEQIATQLHDICGYIFMQKSPSCGLERVKVYQEDGHPARKGGRGAFAAAFCERRPDLPVEEEGRLHDPVLRENFISRVYAYADWQRLLAAGLSRGALVRFHSRYKYLLMANNPQAYRELGRLLGTLRKEDDPLVVGPRYFSLLMQALRRCASRGTHGNVLQHLSGYLKDALSSQDKAELQTIIGQYQQGVIPLVVPLTLLKHHLRKHPDPYLLQQAYLQPHPEDLGLRNAV; encoded by the coding sequence ATGCACGACCCTTCCGTCCACAGTAAGCCTCGCATCGGCATCAGCGCCTGCCTTACCGGACACAACGTGCGTTACAACGGCGGGCACAAGGCGTCCGATCTGTGCCTCGGCCAGTTGGAAGACCATTTCGAATGGCTTCCTGTATGCCCCGAAGTGGCCATCGGCCTTGGCATTCCACGAGACCCCATTCGCCTGGTAGGCAACCCTGAACACCCCGAAGTGGTGGGCACCCGCAACCCGGGTACCGACCTATCGGGCCCCTTGCGCGCGTACGGCGAGCAGATTGCGACACAGCTGCACGACATCTGCGGCTATATCTTCATGCAGAAATCCCCGTCCTGCGGCCTGGAACGGGTCAAGGTCTATCAAGAGGACGGCCACCCTGCGCGCAAAGGCGGGCGAGGTGCCTTCGCTGCCGCCTTCTGCGAACGTCGCCCAGACCTGCCGGTTGAAGAGGAAGGCCGCCTGCACGACCCCGTGCTACGCGAGAACTTCATCAGCCGCGTGTATGCCTACGCCGACTGGCAACGGCTGCTGGCCGCGGGCTTGAGCCGCGGCGCACTGGTGCGTTTTCACTCGCGCTACAAGTACCTGCTGATGGCCAACAACCCCCAGGCCTACCGCGAACTCGGCCGCCTGCTCGGCACCCTGCGCAAGGAAGACGACCCGTTGGTGGTTGGACCGCGCTACTTCAGCCTGCTCATGCAGGCCCTGCGTCGCTGCGCCAGCCGTGGCACCCACGGCAATGTCCTGCAGCACCTCAGCGGCTACCTGAAAGACGCGCTCAGCTCGCAGGACAAAGCCGAGTTGCAGACCATCATCGGCCAGTACCAGCAGGGTGTGATACCGCTGGTGGTTCCCCTGACCCTGCTCAAGCACCATTTGCGCAAGCACCCGGACCCTTACTTGCTGCAACAAGCCTACCTGCAACCACACCCTGAGGACCTGGGGCTGCGCAATGCTGTCTGA
- a CDS encoding MerR family transcriptional regulator, producing MLSELLPIGELARRTGVNPVTLRAWERRYGLLKPQRTSKGHRLYPLDQLERVEAILAWLERGASVGQVRELLDQPANSAPQGDWQARQEQLIEAIASLSQRALDQQLNQVMALYPAITLCEQLLLPLLDSLAQRWRSYFNARLEQVFFHTWLRSKLGARVYHDNQLLPGPPVLLAEDSERPFDISLWLYAWLLSSNGIAVEVLEYPVGAAELQRAVTALRPRALLLHLGPRIDLKTLQRTLAEVDGVKLLGGLTVALHATQLQALNLDQLFLFDTPQAALRVLQRQGRPPEELTPSCN from the coding sequence ATGCTGTCTGAGCTGCTGCCCATCGGCGAACTGGCCCGCCGCACCGGCGTCAACCCAGTCACCCTTCGCGCGTGGGAGCGGCGCTATGGCTTGCTCAAGCCGCAGCGCACCTCCAAAGGCCACCGCCTGTATCCGCTTGACCAACTCGAACGCGTCGAGGCCATTCTTGCCTGGCTGGAACGCGGTGCATCGGTCGGCCAGGTACGCGAACTGCTCGATCAACCTGCAAACAGTGCCCCCCAAGGCGACTGGCAGGCCCGTCAGGAGCAACTGATCGAGGCCATCGCCAGCCTCTCGCAACGCGCACTCGATCAGCAGCTCAATCAGGTGATGGCGCTTTACCCGGCCATCACCCTCTGCGAGCAGTTGCTGCTGCCCTTGCTCGACAGCCTTGCCCAACGCTGGCGCAGCTATTTCAACGCACGTCTGGAGCAGGTGTTCTTCCACACCTGGTTGCGCAGCAAGCTGGGGGCACGGGTCTATCACGACAACCAACTGCTGCCTGGGCCACCTGTACTTCTTGCCGAAGACAGCGAACGGCCTTTCGACATCAGCCTGTGGCTGTATGCCTGGCTCTTGAGCAGCAACGGCATCGCCGTGGAGGTGCTCGAATACCCGGTCGGCGCAGCGGAACTGCAGCGCGCCGTCACGGCCCTTCGCCCCCGCGCACTGCTGCTGCACCTGGGGCCGCGCATCGACCTCAAAACCCTGCAGCGGACCCTGGCTGAGGTGGACGGGGTGAAGTTGTTGGGTGGCCTAACCGTTGCCCTGCATGCAACACAGTTGCAGGCGCTGAACCTTGACCAGCTGTTCCTGTTCGATACCCCACAGGCGGCCCTGCGCGTGCTGCAACGCCAAGGCCGCCCGCCTGAAGAGTTGACCCCGTCATGCAATTGA
- the phrB gene encoding deoxyribodipyrimidine photo-lyase, producing the protein MQLIWLRTDLRISDNTALSAACERGPTVAIWLASPGQWLAHDDAACKVDFWLRNLRELRQSLEALNIPLLVRTVDSWDEAPQALLDVCKQLQVDAVHWNDEYGINENRRDEATRRLLKQSGIHAHSYLDQLLLGPGTVLTRSGHYFQVFSQFKKACLERLYLSLPTLARRVQRQAPLNIPSDPIPERIAGFDTPTDTLRALWPAGEHEAQARLGRFLDETVEDYQHLRDLPAQPGTSQLSAYLAAGVISPRQCLHAALAHNRGELDSGSTGVQTWINELLWREFYKHILNGYPQVSRHRAFRDQTEALPWRDAPDDLAAWKEGRTGFPIIDAAMRQLLETGWMHNRLRMVVAMFLSKNLLIDWRQGERHFMRHLIDGDLAANNGGWQWSASTGTDAVPYFRIFNPVSQSQRFDPQGRFIRHWLPELSGLDDKRIHEPVKSADLFANNSYHSPIVDLGSSRQRALEAFKSLPRRQDQRAVS; encoded by the coding sequence ATGCAATTGATCTGGCTGCGCACCGACCTGCGCATCTCCGACAACACCGCCTTGAGCGCCGCCTGTGAGCGCGGCCCGACCGTGGCCATCTGGCTGGCCAGCCCCGGTCAGTGGCTGGCCCACGACGATGCCGCGTGCAAGGTCGACTTCTGGCTGCGCAACCTGCGCGAGCTGCGCCAGTCGCTGGAAGCACTCAACATTCCGCTGCTGGTCCGCACGGTCGACAGCTGGGATGAAGCCCCTCAGGCGCTGCTCGACGTCTGCAAGCAACTTCAAGTCGACGCGGTGCACTGGAACGACGAATACGGCATCAATGAAAACCGTCGTGACGAGGCAACACGCCGGCTGCTGAAGCAGTCCGGCATCCATGCGCACAGCTATCTGGACCAACTGCTTCTGGGCCCCGGCACCGTCCTCACCCGCAGCGGCCACTATTTCCAGGTGTTCAGCCAGTTCAAGAAAGCCTGTCTTGAGCGGCTGTACCTGAGCCTGCCAACGCTTGCTCGCCGCGTGCAACGCCAGGCCCCACTGAACATCCCAAGTGACCCGATTCCGGAGCGAATCGCAGGTTTCGACACACCGACCGACACCCTCAGAGCACTCTGGCCTGCCGGAGAGCATGAAGCACAGGCGCGGCTTGGCCGTTTTCTCGACGAAACGGTCGAGGACTACCAGCACCTACGCGATCTCCCCGCGCAGCCCGGCACCAGCCAGCTATCCGCCTACCTGGCCGCTGGCGTGATCTCGCCACGGCAGTGCCTGCATGCGGCGCTGGCCCACAACCGCGGCGAACTCGACAGTGGCAGCACAGGGGTGCAGACCTGGATCAACGAACTGCTGTGGCGGGAATTCTACAAACACATCCTGAACGGTTATCCACAGGTCTCCCGACACCGCGCCTTCCGCGACCAGACAGAAGCCCTGCCCTGGCGTGACGCCCCCGACGATCTCGCCGCCTGGAAAGAAGGCCGTACCGGTTTTCCGATCATCGATGCCGCCATGCGCCAGCTGCTGGAAACCGGGTGGATGCACAACCGCCTGCGCATGGTCGTCGCCATGTTCCTGAGCAAGAACCTGCTGATCGACTGGCGCCAGGGCGAACGCCACTTCATGCGCCACCTGATCGACGGCGACCTTGCGGCCAACAACGGCGGCTGGCAGTGGAGTGCATCCACCGGCACCGATGCCGTGCCGTATTTCCGCATCTTCAACCCGGTCTCCCAGTCACAGCGCTTCGACCCACAAGGGCGCTTCATTCGTCACTGGTTACCGGAATTATCGGGGTTGGACGACAAAAGGATTCACGAGCCCGTGAAGTCGGCCGATCTTTTTGCTAATAATTCTTATCACAGTCCGATCGTAGATCTCGGAAGCAGTCGCCAGCGCGCCCTGGAAGCCTTCAAAAGCCTTCCGCGCCGGCAGGATCAGAGGGCAGTATCTTGA
- a CDS encoding molybdopterin-synthase adenylyltransferase MoeB: protein MLSDQELLRYSRQVLLAQVDIDGQLRLKRGKALIVGLGGLGSPVALYLAAAGVGELHLADFDTVDLTNLQRQVIHDSTSVGMSKVDSAIQRLQAINPEVGLVAHRQALDEDSLASAVAAVDLVLDCSDNFATREAVNAACVAAGKPLVSGAAIRLEGQLSVFDPRRDNSPCYHCLYGHGTEAELTCSEAGVIGPLVGLVGSLQALEAMKLLAGFGEPLVGRLLLIDALGTRMRELRVKRDPACAVCGNRHG from the coding sequence ATGTTGAGTGATCAGGAGCTGTTGCGTTACAGCCGGCAGGTGTTGCTGGCCCAAGTCGATATCGATGGCCAACTGCGGCTCAAGCGCGGCAAGGCATTGATCGTCGGCCTTGGCGGCCTCGGTTCGCCGGTGGCGCTGTACCTGGCTGCGGCAGGGGTGGGCGAACTGCATCTGGCGGACTTCGACACCGTCGACCTGACCAACCTGCAGCGCCAGGTGATTCACGACAGCACCAGCGTCGGCATGAGCAAGGTGGACTCGGCGATCCAGCGTCTGCAGGCCATCAACCCCGAAGTGGGGCTGGTTGCCCATCGCCAGGCGCTGGACGAAGACTCCTTAGCCTCGGCGGTAGCTGCGGTGGACCTGGTGTTGGACTGCTCGGACAACTTCGCCACCCGCGAAGCCGTCAACGCGGCCTGTGTGGCTGCCGGCAAGCCGCTGGTCAGCGGCGCCGCCATTCGCCTGGAAGGGCAGCTTTCGGTGTTCGACCCGCGCCGCGACAACAGCCCTTGCTACCACTGCCTGTATGGCCACGGTACTGAGGCTGAGCTGACCTGCAGCGAGGCCGGTGTGATCGGCCCGCTGGTGGGGCTGGTGGGCAGCTTGCAGGCACTGGAGGCCATGAAACTGCTGGCTGGGTTCGGCGAGCCACTGGTGGGGCGGTTGTTGCTGATCGACGCCCTGGGCACGCGCATGCGTGAGCTGCGGGTCAAGCGCGACCCGGCCTGCGCGGTGTGTGGTAACCGGCATGGCTGA